The window GAGTTGCGGAAGAGTCGCTGGTGGAAGCGGAAGCTCGCCCAGGGGGTCTGCTATTACTGCGGCCGCAAGGAAAAGGGTTCCGGCCTGACCATGGACCACCTCGTGCCCCTGGCCCGGGGCGGGCGCAGCACCAGGGACAACATCGTCTGCGCCTGTAAGAGGTGCAACACCAGGAAAAGGTCTCTCCTGCCCATGGAATGGGAGGAGCAGGTGGCCCGGGACAGGAAAATGGGCTTTACGAAGTAAGCGATCAGTG of the Desulfobacterales bacterium genome contains:
- a CDS encoding HNH endonuclease, coding for MSMDYFGFDGVDDATLRRERAKARELRKSRWWKRKLAQGVCYYCGRKEKGSGLTMDHLVPLARGGRSTRDNIVCACKRCNTRKRSLLPMEWEEQVARDRKMGFTK